The Aspergillus luchuensis IFO 4308 DNA, chromosome 4, nearly complete sequence DNA window GATCACCGCTCTCCGCATTAGGCACCCGCACCACAACCCATGACTTCAGCTTAGGAAAAACACTTCCTTACTGCTTATTGCCCTATACAAGCGCCAAAATGACAATCATCAATGATGATACTTATTAATCATTTGTCACGACATGGCTATGCTACGCTTCTTTTACGTAGAGTATATGACTTCCGTAACGTTGTATTGGAGCTTTCTAGTCCCTATTCCTCAGGGGCTGGTCCCGGTATCTTTTTTCGGACGACAGACCTCACAGAGATGAACATGGCGATTTCATAAATTCGTGACCATATTCGAAACTCATTCTCATTGATCGGGAAACTGGTCATGCGTCCCATCTAGTATACGTTATCTAAGCACCGTTGatctgcttttttttctcactcTCAAATGAGAACATAGGATGATCATACCCAGATAAGGCGCGCTTAGATAAAGCCCCAGAAGACGTTCGGAGAAGCCTCATTGACCAAATACGTGGTTATCACGGTCACCAGCGCTTAGATTCCAGTGGAGACGGGAACCTGACCCCTCCCCGGCGCGAAGATAACAAGTTAAGCAAGACTAGAAACTGCATTGAACTTATTGAGCTTATTCTTCACTGGCTATCGAAGCGGGGTCGGATCTAGATAAGACGTTGCGGAGAAGTGCGGAGAGATAGTATTTATCCAACTCGTATTGATAGCTGGAAACCATGGGGTACTTGTATATAGTTCGACCTACTGCAGATAGAAAACTTCTCGATTATGGCAGAATAGTTTCCGACAACCCCgttacttctttttctccagCCGTATATAAAGTGTTCTAGTCAGCCTTAATTTCCTCCTACCTCTGTTCAGTATCATAATGGAGCATATCGTTTTAAGGACCGATTCTATCGCGAGCGAAGAGAAGGCCGGAGGGAGCGGTAGCTCAGGGCCGGGAGTACATTTCAGCGTCCTCAGTGCCCTGGGAGTCCAATTCTCAGTGACGGGCGCTCCGCTGACCTTGGGGACTTACCTGTCATTAACAATCGGGGTAGGAGGCTCTCCGGCATACTTCTGGGGATTTATTATGGTCGGATTCTTCCAACTTGCGGTTGGACTAGCCGTGTCAGAACTGGCGTCGGCCATCCCTCACACCTCCGGTTGGCCCACTCCGCTGCATACAGCCCTGAAGACACCACAGCTAATGGAACGTGCTGCTCTAGGTCCGGCCCATTGGGTTGTTGCCCTTGCTCCTCCTCAGTATCGCCGCGGAGTGGGATACACCATGGGCTGGCTCTTAAATTGCGCCTGGTTTTGCATAACCTCCGCCTCGTGCCTCTACCCGGCCCAACTGACCCTCGCCCTTGTCCAAGCTAATCACCCCGACTTCAATTCGGCCTCATATCATGTCTACCTGCTGTATATTTTCTTTGCTCTGGTGTTCCTCATATTAAATCTGCCGATTGCTCTGAAATCCCTGGCCTACATACTCAGCGCGGCCGTGTTTCTGTTCAACGGATCGGCCATCtacatcctcatcatcctgctgGCTCGGGCGACGCCCAAACAATCCGCAAATGTGGTCTTCGTTGAGTTCGTAAATGAAACGGGGTGGAGCTCAGACGGTTGGGTCTTTTTTATCGGTCTCTTGCCAGCTGTCGCTATCCTGGGGGTCTTTGATTCGGCCACCCATCTCACAAATGAGCTGGAAAACCCCTCGAAACAGGTCCCCGTCGTACTCCTCGGCTCGCTGGGACTCAGCATCACTGTGGGAGTCCCCATGATTTTGGTGTACCAATTTTGCAATACGGACCCCGCCAGCATGCTTGAACCGGTGGGTGGCCAGCCTCTTGTGCAACTCCTCCTCAACGCTACATCTTCGCTCGCCCTCACCAACGTGGGCATTTCCCTTGTTATCCTCTGCTTCTGTCTCGCTGGTACTTCCGCACTGGTCAGCTGGTCGAGGCTGTACTGGTCTTTCTCTCGAGAAGGCGCTTTACCCTTCTCCGGGAGGATGAGTAAGTTGACTTCCCAAGACGGCGTCCCATTGAACGCTTTACTGTGGAATACACTGCTGTGCCTTGCCCTCGGAACAGTCAGCATTGGCTCTACCACCGCCATGAATGCACTGTTTGGTGCGTCGGGGCTTTGCAGCTCGATGTCGCTGATCGGAGCGATGGGGCTGGCCTTGTGGAACGGTCGTGACTGTCTTGACAATAATCGATGGTTGAATCTGGGTCGATGGGGCAATGCTATATTTTGGGTGGCGCTGGTATGGACCGTGTTTATGTGTGTCGCTATCTCGATGCCACTGTATCGGCCTGTCACACCGTCGACGATGAACTGGGCATCGGTGGTTTTCCTGGGCTTCGTGTTTGTGTCTGGGGTTTATTGGGTGTGTGTCTTTTCGAGGGCGAAGCGTCCGCAGCATACTGAGGTGGTTCCTATTGATGCTACCGACAAAGCTTAAAGCGATCCTGCCAATGCTTGGTTGAAAAGTAGGGATTTGATTTACTTTGTTTATTTGTGTGTAACggttggtgtggatgtgAATTATTGTCCCAGATGAATTTTCGGTTTCTATTCACTAACCGACCTCCACAATTAACCTATCGATGGCACCATAATAAGTTTAGAAGAGAAACGTCATATATTAGTTACGAAAGTTGGTGGTACTTTGGAAGTTTAAGAAGATTGTATGGGAAATGAGGCGTAGGAGTTCGGTGTCGCTGTTCCTACTACAGGACCACTCCAGAACTAGAAATGTGCAAATCAGACAACCCATTTTTTTGGTGCCAAGTCTCCAATACCTCCGTGAAATCGAgtattccccttccccaagaAAGAGATCTTGCCATTTTGAACTGGTCCTCCGGTGTCTTAGCCTGCATACGGGCCCCCTCAAGGGTGGCATAACTGGGTGTGCACCCAGGAATAGCAGCGTATGCATAGGCATTACTGGCAACAGTCAATGCCCAGGCCTCCTCGGCTTCGAAAGTAGGCTCGATCACCAGCTTATCGGTCGGACCGACCTTCTTCTGCGCGGCCGCAATAATCTTTGCTACATGCGAGCCCAGAAGATCCATGATGTGCACGACGTTGACCGTCGTGCCCGCCTGTGCAAAGCCTGTGAGGATGAGATTGGGGAAACCGTGGGTGAGCACACCGTGGAGAGTCCCTGCGCCCTTCTTCCATTTGTCGTCTAGAGATTCCCCGCCTCGGCCTCGGACATCGATTCGGGCTCGATATGATGGCCCTCCTGCGGTGAAGGATTCGAATCCAGTGCCGAAGATTACCACGTCGACGTTATATTCCTGCCCGTCGAAGCAGATGCCCCTTGACGAAAATCCGTCGATTCCCCTGCCGGCTGTATCGACGAGCTGTACGTTGGGCTGGTTGAAGGCATCGAGATAATCATCATGGAAGCATGGCCGCTTGCACCAGCCCGGATACCACGGCTTCAGGCCTTCTGCCGTGGTAGAATCCTTGACGATGGCATCAACTCGCTGCCGAATCCCTTCTTGACGCGGCATATCCAGACCGTGCAGCAGCTTGACATACTCGGTGACATTTGAATCGGTCACGTTAGCTGCCGCCGGTCCACCGATTAATGCGGAATAAGAAGGAAAATGCGTCCATCCGTCATTGACTAGGTTCTTCATCGGTAGGTTGGGAATGCGAGAAAGAAACGCAGCCATGTTCTCTCGGCGCTCCTGCTGCCATGCCTTGCGATTCTGGGTCACATCCCTTCGCCACTCCTCCGGGTCAATTGTCTTCTGGCCACGCGTGTCCACCGCTGAGGGGGTGCGTTGAAACACGTACAGTTGGCCAGCCCATTTTGCCAGCTCTGGCACAACCTGGATGCCCGTGGCTCCGGTGCCGATAAACGCGACTTTTTTCCCGCGGAGCAGATCCAGCGTTGGGTCCGTCGGTGATCCACCAGTGTAATCGTAGTCCCAGCGGGAGGTGTGGAAGATGTGTCCTGTGTAAGTGTCCAAACCAGCGAGGCGCGGTAGTTTGGGCCGATTCAGGATGCCGGACGCGAGGATGACGAATTCCGAGCGTATCACGTATGTCTCCTCAGTTTTCGTGACTGGGTGTTTCCGAACGACCTTGGTCATCCATTCGGAGCTGGCATCGTTCCAGACAGTTTCGTGAATCGTACAACCGAAGAGCGGACGACGCTGGAACTGAAAGTGTTCGGCGACCAGCTCGGCATACTGTCTCAGCTCCGGACCGTAGGAGTACCGATGCGACGGGATGAATCCAGTCTCGTCCAGCAAGGGCAGATAGCAGGAGCTCTCCACATCGCACATTAGACCCGGGTATCGGTTCCAGTACCATGTTCCGCCAAATCCCCAGGCGGAGTCCACGAAGACGAAGTCCTCAGCCTTGAACCCGGCCGTTTGGATGAGTCGGACGGCGTAGAGCAGCGCCCCGAAGCCTGCACCCGTAATGACCACCTTTGTATGACCGCCGTTGGGGACTGGAGCAGGTTGCGAGAGATAGGGGTTCTTGCTCTGGTTCACCTCGCCGCGCACCCAGGGGTCTTCGGCAAAGTGCTTGAATTTGTCGCTGAGCGCGATGTCGGCGTATTGTGCAATCCCATCGGCGCGCAGGCGCTTCTGTGCTTCGGCGGCATATTTCTCAAGTGTAGCCGTAAAGTCGGCTTCGGAGATGGAAATTGAACCCATGGTGAGGGGCGATGGATTTTTGATATGTTGAAAGGGTTGTCTCTGAGCGATGACAATTGGAAAAACCCGGCCTCCGGGGcccatgatatatatttgactTGCTCGTTACGAAAAGAAATTTTCTACTTCGCTATCTAAGCGCGTTACACCGCGTGGTAGGACTTATACTGCATGCTATCTAGGCGCAGTATACCCCGAGCCACCAGAAGATTAAAGTGCCATGGGCCAAGAGATGGTACCGCCACATGACATGCTTCCACTCATGTTACTTCTGACCTAGGCTAAATCGGCCGAGAAGAACCTGAAATATGTTTTATCTTTGGTTGAAAGGCCCCTCTCTTCCGAGATCAGTGTCCACCTGTTGACGATCTTGGCGCAAAAGACCCATCCGCTCCTTATCTAAGCGCTCCTTGCAAATTTGGTGACGATAAGGGACGTAGATTCACACTGGTCCTGTCCCTGACATTGTCTTGTTAGGGACTCCTTACCATGAGAATGGCGAATTTACCAACCTTAGTCGCGCGTTATCCTTCCTATCCATTTACGATACTGACACGTTTTCCTTGTTAACGGATGAAGCAACGAAAATCTTCtgctgggagggaggatccCTTGGCACTGTCAGCAGTTGTGGGTCGAAAGGAGAAAGGATTGCATTCACTCTCATCCGACAAGAACAGGGTATGTATACGCAATGTGAAGCCCAAATGGACTTCCAATCAGTCTAGATtgaagaaaggagaatagGATGGAATCAATTTCGTATACGAGGTTCTATTATCTGTCACGTAGATCCTCGATTCCCATTATCATCTAGTGTCTAAGGCTATTCATCTCGTTCACCGGTAGGATCTACAACTTCGCCTCACTCAATGCTTGGATGACTTCCTTTGCGCCACGCTCTCCAGAAATCACAGCCCCGTACATGTATCCTTTGCATTCATACGCAGTCTCAGTACAAACAAAGTGTACCTTGCCGTGGGTGGCCCGGAGAGCATGCTCATGAAGGGTAGTGATTCCCGGCGGTGACACCGGGTCAGTACACACCCACGACCACAGGTCTTTACTCCAGGTGCGTTGAGCCACTCCAATGGGATCTGGCACCTTTGTGTACGGACCAAAGACTCGTTCGATATCCGTCAAGATGGCTTTGGTGCGCTCTGCCCGGGGATACTTGCACAGTTGACGCCCAAACTCTCCGTTAGTAAAGCATGTCGGCGAATAATGTCCTTTTCTATCGTTTCTTGTGTCTCTGGAGGTGGATAGTGGTCCTTTGAAAGACATAAGAGCACCTGAAAGGCCAGCCTTGCGCCACCATGGCTCCGAGTAGATTACAATGTTCTTGAAGGGAAAGGACTGGACGCCGTGTTCTGCAAGCTTGAGTCTCCATGAGGGCAGTGGAGGATCAAAGGTGATGCTCTTGGAAAAATTGTTTGCACGGAGAAAATGACCCGCTTACAGGAGAAGTCACCGCGTGCCGAAGACACCAGTACACCCCATGGGGATTGTGAAATCCTGAATACTGGCGAGTTGAGCACAACAGAGTTAGGCTGTAGCAGATTCACTAGGCCGAGATAGACTGGGAGCCTGTGGATAATCCGGTTAGCATTCGTATATAGATGCTGTGACGTTCGGCATCACACTCACCtgcaaggaagaggggatatTGGGCTCCATGCTTGACGTCGGAACGCATGCAGGATGGCCCTCCTCACTTTTCAAGTagtgaaagaaaaatgaCGCACTGATTTCCGACGCTTCTATACCAACGATAGCTCTCATCCACATGTTGACGACAGCTAATGCGGTGTTGGAGGATGTTTTCGTCTTTGCCCATTCAAGTAGAGTCAGTTTGTCGAGCCCTTCCCCGGTTCCGATTGGGTCACGGATATCCAATTTATGGCAGGAATTCTCAATCTCCCTAGTAATCAACCGAATCGCCTCTGCTGCATTGGGCTCAGCAGAATTCTGAAAGCTCAGATTACATATCCAAGGTATAGATGGCGCAAGAGGGAGGGTTGACGTGCATCGGGCGTCAGACCATAACCAGTTCTGCGGAAACCACCATCCAAGTCTTCGAAGATCAAATCTCCGTCCGACCTCTGGACGACAAGCTCGAGCTTCAACATCTGAGCAAGCTTATAGATCTCACTCTGGTTTGTACCGTTAATCCACGCTTCTCCCAGGTCAACTTTCCCCCATCACCCAGCGGATCAACCGACTATGTCTTGCCTCCAACACGGTCCCTGGCCTCAACAACCACGCAACAGAAGCCAACCTTCTGCACCTCCCACGCGGCCTTCAATCCGCTCAGGCCTGCTCCTACCACAATGACGTCGAATTTCCGCAGCGGCTCCTGTCGCACCGCAGCATACACCTCGATCTCAAACTTGATATGCGGCGATGCGAGCGCCGGCACCGTTACCAGGGTCGTTGCAGGCCGATGCCGCTGCAAGAAGGCCCAAGATTCTTGGCATGTATTGTATTTCTGGGATCATAATCGACCACGTAGTAGACCAGCCTGTACACGTCCTGGACAGTGGTACCGGCAGCCTCCAGGGCACCGCCTAGGCTTTCCATTGCCAAAGCTATCTGGTCATTCGGGTCTTCGGGAAAGACCTTGTTTTCATCGCATGGAGCAGCTTCGCATAGTCCCGCGGTTCCCCGCAGTGCGATATGTCATCAGAATGGTCCAGAGCACTTTCGAGATAGCAGCGCTTAGATTCCTGATATCCTTCCGGGTTGGCGTACGTCAGGGGCATGTCTTGAGGCCCGACTAGTGTAATCCGGATTGACGCATTCAGAGGTATCATCCACCGTTGCAAGCTACACAGATAGAACTATTACTACATTTCATTCACTTGGCTTCCGGGTTAATTGCTTTGCATCTATTTGCACCGACGGTCCTCGGTGCCTTGATTTGTTCATCCATAGTATACATGACTCATAAACTACCGAAGGGCATATGAAATTGATTAGGATATAGATCTTGACCCATCCAACTTGAACCCTCCCACCTGTAGTCTCTGGAACACCCCATTCGGATCATACTTGGCGGCCACTTCTTTCAAAAAtgccttgttcttctcaCCAAAGCTTGTAATCACATCCTGCCTCTGATGTGCATAATTCATAAACCTAAAAGACTGAAACTTCCCATACTCTCGGGCTAAATTTTCGATTGTTGCACCCAACCTCTCTAAGACCGACACtacttcatcgtcatcggccTTATCTTCCCACGTACTCGTGAGCAGAATGTTGGTGAGAGGCTCGTTAGGGCCCTCCAGTCCATATACATTCTCATAGCCTTCATCAGCACCTTTATTCCTCATCGCCGGTGTGATATGATTGACATCAAAAGCGAATCGAAGTCGTTTAGCATATGGCTCCGTAATCTGCGCCCAGGCCACGTATGCAGACTTAAGCAGATCAATGTTATAACCTATACAAACTGTCCAGTAGgcattcctcttccctcgGCTGTCTGTGACCTCTTGCATTTCCGCAGCCAGATTGCTGTACTCAGCCAAACGAAGGGTATTACCGACGCTTGGGATACGGCAGATCTCATCGTAGATAGGAGGATTCGCGAGTGGCTCCGGATATCCCATGAAATGAACAGCGATCATCATGCCATCACGGCGGAAAAAGTCGACGATCATGTGCGCCTTCCCGTTGGTAGTCATTCTCTGGGTGTATTTGTCGTATGCTCTAAAAACGGCGTCAAAATGCTCTTCTTGCACGGCGTAGTACCCGCCCCACATTCCCTGGTACGGGTGGAGTTTCAGGGTCAGATTGGTCACGATGCCGAAGTTGTGTGCGCCGCCGCCGTGGAGGGCTCGGTAGAGGTCTGGATGGCAGTCCTTATCGACAGTGATCTGCTGTCCGTTGGCGAGCACGATGTCAACGGCGAGAAGGTTATCGATTCCCCAACCCTCCTGAGTGGATAAATATGATAGACCTCCTAGGAGTGTGTGAGCGGTTTGTTATACTTCAAGCATTCATCTGCAGTCGGCGAGTTCCTACCGCCAAAAATAAAGCCAGGGACACCAACTCCATAGTCCCGTCCTCCCGCTGCAATGACGCCGTGTGGCTCCAGAATCTTGAACAAATCGCCCCATCGCACCCCGGGCCCGACCCGGACGCTTGACCTGTCCTCCGCAATTTCAACGTGGTTGAGATTGGCGAGGTCGAATTGGAATCCAGCGTTGACGCTGCAGCCGTCAGGATTGGACGAGTGACCCCCTCCTTTGATTGCAAACGGACAGTTTCGCTTTACAACCTCGAGCATGGCCTTGGCAACCTGGCAGGCCTCAGTCGGTTGAAAGAAACATTCTGGGGCTTTCTCTCTCTGAATCTGGTTCCAAAACGAGTTCTGGGCCTTTTCAAATGCGGGAGACGAGCCATCGATCACCTGTGTAGGGTAAAGTGCTGTGACTGCGTCTCGCTGGGAAATTGGTTAGCTATGTCGTTGTGTATCACCTCGCGGTAGAAGAACCGATGCCCCACCACCTACCAACGCAGAGAGAGCGGCATTGTTGGTCAAATTACACGACATGTTGGCTTTTCAAGTAACAGTAGGACTTCCGATGGTGATTGTTCCCTTATACTTCCTACAAGCACTCCAGTCCATTATAAAGACGTCATCCGGATATAGTCGACGCGGATAAATTGAAAGATCATGGCATCGTTCTTGGCGTTATAATCCACTCTGCCAGTCTTGGCCCTCGGGTTCCGCGGGCTCCGCAGCAGTCTCTTCCAATCTAAGCGCCATCGATCCCCACAAGCGATTTTGCCCGTCTCGAGTACTGCTAGATATCTTAGCGCCAAATATTTGTTTCCcgagatggaaatgaaacGTGGAACGTAGTACAACATGTCTCTTTTCGGTTGCTATTTCTATGTATGTCTTTGCCCAGACCTTGAAACAAGGCTCAAGATAAAGTGCgctttatagaatttatgcGCATTTCGCCCTACCACAACACTTTCATTCCGATAAAACCCACCCAGGTGAGTGATTCGCTTCGTTGACTCCCAAGTCCCATCTCAGCCGACGTAAACCGGATCTCAAAGACTCCCACTCAACCTTCCCAGCGCTGTCCTACCTATTCGAAATGACTAGCTTCGATGAACCTCTCCCCACCATAGGGAAGTCTGCAGTACGTCCACCGGGCCCTGGTATATGCTACCATCAACCAAACAAGAACTAACCTCTATCACAGGTTGATTTACTGAGCGCAATTCGGCCGCAATGTACCCTTCTTCGCGGCACGCCTGAATATGAAAACGCGCGCAACGGATACTGGGCGGCTGAGCAGGCCCGCTGTACCCCATACTGCATCTTCCAACCCACCAATGCGGAGGATGTGTCGCACGCAGTCAATGTACTACGGGAAACAGGGTGTGCTTTTGGAATCAAGAGCGGCGGACACGGCCGATGTGAGGGAGAGTCC harbors:
- a CDS encoding uncharacterized protein (COG:E;~EggNog:ENOG410PKIX;~InterPro:IPR002293;~PFAM:PF13520;~TransMembrane:11 (o63-82i138-163o175-193i200-224o250-273i285-307o327-360i388-410o416-438i458-480o486-507i);~go_component: GO:0016020 - membrane [Evidence IEA];~go_function: GO:0022857 - transmembrane transporter activity [Evidence IEA];~go_process: GO:0055085 - transmembrane transport [Evidence IEA]); protein product: MEHIVLRTDSIASEEKAGGSGSSGPGVHFSVLSALGVQFSVTGAPLTLGTYLSLTIGVGGSPAYFWGFIMVGFFQLAVGLAVSELASAIPHTSGWPTPLHTALKTPQLMERAALGPAHWVVALAPPQYRRGVGYTMGWLLNCAWFCITSASCLYPAQLTLALVQANHPDFNSASYHVYLLYIFFALVFLILNLPIALKSLAYILSAAVFLFNGSAIYILIILLARATPKQSANVVFVEFVNETGWSSDGWVFFIGLLPAVAILGVFDSATHLTNELENPSKQVPVVLLGSLGLSITVGVPMILVYQFCNTDPASMLEPVGGQPLVQLLLNATSSLALTNVGISLVILCFCLAGTSALVSWSRLYWSFSREGALPFSGRMSKLTSQDGVPLNALLWNTLLCLALGTVSIGSTTAMNALFGASGLCSSMSLIGAMGLALWNGRDCLDNNRWLNLGRWGNAIFWVALVWTVFMCVAISMPLYRPVTPSTMNWASVVFLGFVFVSGVYWVCVFSRAKRPQHTEVVPIDATDKA
- a CDS encoding flavin-containing monooxygenase (COG:P;~EggNog:ENOG410PJRR;~InterPro:IPR036188) codes for the protein MGSISISEADFTATLEKYAAEAQKRLRADGIAQYADIALSDKFKHFAEDPWVRGEVNQSKNPYLSQPAPVPNGGHTKVVITGAGFGALLYAVRLIQTAGFKAEDFVFVDSAWGFGGTWYWNRYPGLMCDVESSCYLPLLDETGFIPSHRYSYGPELRQYAELVAEHFQFQRRPLFGCTIHETVWNDASSEWMTKVVRKHPVTKTEETYVIRSEFVILASGILNRPKLPRLAGLDTYTGHIFHTSRWDYDYTGGSPTDPTLDLLRGKKVAFIGTGATGIQVVPELAKWAGQLYVFQRTPSAVDTRGQKTIDPEEWRRDVTQNRKAWQQERRENMAAFLSRIPNLPMKNLVNDGWTHFPSYSALIGGPAAANVTDSNVTEYVKLLHGLDMPRQEGIRQRVDAIVKDSTTAEGLKPWYPGWCKRPCFHDDYLDAFNQPNVQLVDTAGRGIDGFSSRGICFDGQEYNVDVVIFGTGFESFTAGGPSYRARIDVRGRGGESLDDKWKKGAGTLHGVLTHGFPNLILTGFAQAGTTVNVVHIMDLLGSHVAKIIAAAQKKVGPTDKLVIEPTFEAEEAWALTVASNAYAYAAIPGCTPSYATLEGARMQAKTPEDQFKMARSLSWGRGILDFTEVLETWHQKNGLSDLHISSSGVVL
- a CDS encoding uncharacterized protein (COG:Q;~EggNog:ENOG410Q2WX;~InterPro:IPR036188,IPR035959), with amino-acid sequence MESLGGALEAAGTTVQDVYRLVYYVRHRPATTLVTVPALASPHIKFEIEVYAAVRQEPLRKFDVIVVGAGLSGLKAAWEVQKSVDPLGDGGKLTWEKRGLTNSAEPNAAEAIRLITREIENSCHKLDIRDPIGTGEGLDKLTLLEWAKTKTSSNTALAVVNMWMRAIVGIEASEISASFFFHYLKSEEGHPACVPTSSMEPNIPSSLQAPSLSRPSESATA
- a CDS encoding FAD-binding oxidoreductase (CAZy:AA7;~COG:C;~EggNog:ENOG410PW4N;~InterPro:IPR016166,IPR006094,IPR036318;~PFAM:PF01565;~go_function: GO:0016491 - oxidoreductase activity [Evidence IEA];~go_function: GO:0050660 - flavin adenine dinucleotide binding [Evidence IEA];~go_function: GO:0071949 - FAD binding [Evidence IEA];~go_process: GO:0055114 - oxidation-reduction process [Evidence IEA]), with amino-acid sequence MSCNLTNNAALSALRDAVTALYPTQVIDGSSPAFEKAQNSFWNQIQREKAPECFFQPTEACQVAKAMLEVVKRNCPFAIKGGGHSSNPDGCSVNAGFQFDLANLNHVEIAEDRSSVRVGPGVRWGDLFKILEPHGVIAAGGRDYGVGVPGFIFGGGLSYLSTQEGWGIDNLLAVDIVLANGQQITVDKDCHPDLYRALHGGGAHNFGIVTNLTLKLHPYQGMWGGYYAVQEEHFDAVFRAYDKYTQRMTTNGKAHMIVDFFRRDGMMIAVHFMGYPEPLANPPIYDEICRIPSVGNTLRLAEYSNLAAEMQEVTDSRGKRNAYWTVCIGYNIDLLKSAYVAWAQITEPYAKRLRFAFDVNHITPAMRNKGADEGYENVYGLEGPNEPLTNILLTSTWEDKADDDEVVSVLERLGATIENLAREYGKFQSFRFMNYAHQRQDVITSFGEKNKAFLKEVAAKYDPNGVFQRLQVGGFKLDGSRSIS